In Marivirga salinae, a single window of DNA contains:
- a CDS encoding TonB-dependent receptor domain-containing protein: protein MKLSLKVLNQSTIVSAFLHLKLIICFIIFSFSLIAQKGTAQIIGSLLNQNQEPIGFSTVALFDSDSVLKHGAISELNGNFILENVTSGVYTLVIKNIEYSPFSIPNLKVVENEVNKLGAITLEKASTNMDEVVVTGKRELLEVHPDKIVLNVANSINASGRNGLEVMRSAPGVIIDPDNNIILQGKSGVRIFINGRPSRLSGGDLATFLQSMQSDNIEAIEVITNPGAKYEAEGNGGIINIRLKNNVNLGYNGNLTHSSSIGKEPRMSNGLTFNYGKDKLGITANLTRFDNVFSRAFLDNRQQEGFEVNLLNTDRSIQQGYNFSTSITYTINKKHSVNFSSGAVLTDGDFTVKANTDIYRESTPVIDQLLISKTLTDLNSDNLNYNLNHQWKLSESSSLSTDLSYGRFRKGTRIYQPNDYYEAGGTVKIGEVNNGFDTDTNIDLYSVKTDYEKTFDKFNISAGFKYYQVETVNDFIVSNVVENEYFVDESRSNIFNYTEQVAAAYLNSKFSFSKNLKANVGIRVENTASQGILESSVATENDHVIRNYTNFFPNVGLAYTRGRSDFNIGYGKRIARPNYEQLNPFEQKESELFIFKGNPFLSPSYTTNYQLTYSFDKALVISNTYSVTEGYFATINETDGAVAYFVPQNMQSTTNYGFSISYPVQIAKWWEASYFATYNRRTYDGDFEQATIDLDVNIYSGRSQNSFKLPLDLTMDVSVFYNSPWIWRGSVEVGAYSGVDIGLKKMFLKDKLQVILNANDVFNGYTHYTYTGEYGGMTMQGIRSFDNQRFGISLTYKFGNQQIKSRKRRGGLDDELNRIAD from the coding sequence GTGAAATTATCATTAAAAGTCCTAAACCAATCAACCATTGTTTCTGCATTTCTCCATCTTAAGCTTATTATATGTTTTATTATTTTCTCTTTTAGCTTGATAGCACAAAAGGGGACAGCTCAGATTATAGGTTCATTACTAAATCAGAATCAAGAGCCAATTGGATTCTCTACCGTTGCACTTTTTGACAGTGATTCCGTTTTGAAGCATGGCGCTATTAGTGAGCTTAATGGAAATTTTATTCTTGAAAATGTCACTTCGGGAGTTTATACTTTAGTCATCAAAAATATAGAGTACAGCCCCTTTTCAATTCCTAATTTGAAGGTGGTCGAAAACGAAGTGAACAAATTGGGAGCGATTACTCTTGAAAAGGCCTCTACCAATATGGACGAGGTGGTGGTAACTGGAAAGAGAGAATTACTAGAAGTCCACCCTGACAAAATAGTTTTAAATGTTGCTAATAGCATTAATGCCTCTGGTAGGAATGGTTTAGAGGTGATGAGGAGTGCTCCAGGGGTAATAATAGATCCTGATAACAATATCATTTTACAAGGGAAAAGTGGCGTAAGAATATTTATCAATGGCAGACCAAGCAGGCTGTCCGGAGGCGATTTGGCTACATTTCTTCAAAGCATGCAATCTGATAATATAGAGGCCATTGAGGTAATCACTAATCCCGGTGCAAAATATGAAGCAGAAGGTAATGGTGGCATTATAAATATCAGACTAAAAAACAATGTTAATTTAGGCTATAACGGCAATTTAACGCATAGTTCTTCAATAGGTAAAGAGCCTCGGATGAGCAATGGACTTACCTTCAATTATGGTAAGGATAAACTGGGAATTACCGCCAATTTAACCCGCTTCGATAACGTTTTTTCAAGAGCCTTTCTTGATAATCGCCAACAGGAAGGTTTTGAAGTCAACCTTCTAAACACCGACAGGTCGATCCAGCAAGGATATAACTTCTCGACCAGCATTACCTACACAATTAATAAGAAGCATTCTGTCAATTTCTCTAGTGGTGCAGTACTCACAGATGGAGACTTTACCGTAAAGGCAAATACTGATATTTACAGAGAAAGCACGCCAGTAATTGATCAGCTTTTAATCTCTAAAACACTAACTGATTTAAATTCAGATAACCTAAATTATAACCTTAACCACCAATGGAAGCTTTCCGAATCTTCCTCCCTTTCTACAGATCTTAGTTATGGAAGATTCAGAAAAGGCACCCGCATTTATCAGCCTAATGACTACTATGAAGCAGGTGGCACCGTCAAGATAGGCGAAGTAAATAATGGCTTTGACACCGACACAAATATTGATCTTTATTCTGTCAAAACGGACTACGAAAAGACTTTCGATAAATTTAATATCTCTGCAGGTTTTAAATACTATCAGGTAGAAACAGTAAATGATTTCATCGTAAGCAATGTAGTAGAAAATGAATATTTTGTTGATGAGAGCAGAAGTAATATTTTCAATTATACGGAGCAAGTAGCTGCTGCTTACCTCAATAGTAAGTTCAGCTTTTCAAAAAACCTTAAGGCTAATGTAGGAATCAGAGTAGAAAATACTGCCTCACAGGGTATACTGGAAAGTTCAGTAGCTACTGAAAATGACCATGTGATTCGCAATTATACCAACTTCTTCCCCAATGTTGGGCTTGCTTACACAAGGGGCAGATCAGATTTCAATATAGGTTATGGGAAACGTATTGCGAGACCCAACTATGAGCAATTAAACCCTTTCGAACAAAAAGAAAGTGAGCTTTTCATCTTTAAAGGAAATCCATTTCTTTCCCCTAGCTACACTACCAATTACCAACTGACCTATTCTTTTGATAAAGCACTTGTTATTTCGAATACCTATAGTGTTACGGAAGGGTATTTTGCCACCATCAATGAAACGGATGGAGCGGTTGCTTATTTTGTTCCGCAGAATATGCAAAGCACTACCAATTATGGTTTTTCGATCAGTTATCCTGTTCAGATAGCTAAATGGTGGGAAGCCTCCTATTTCGCGACCTACAATAGAAGAACTTATGATGGAGATTTTGAACAAGCCACTATTGATCTTGATGTCAACATCTACTCCGGTAGATCGCAGAATTCCTTTAAGCTGCCATTGGACCTTACCATGGATGTGAGTGTATTCTATAATAGCCCCTGGATTTGGAGAGGCTCAGTTGAGGTAGGCGCATATTCTGGAGTAGACATAGGGTTGAAAAAGATGTTTTTGAAAGATAAGCTACAAGTCATTTTAAATGCCAATGATGTATTTAATGGCTACACCCATTATACATATACTGGCGAGTATGGCGGGATGACCATGCAGGGCATTCGGTCTTTCGACAACCAAAGATTTGGAATTAGTCTCACCTATAAATTTGGTAACCAGCAAATAAAAAGTCGCAAGCGCAGAGGTGGGTTGGACGATGAGTTGAATCGTATTGCTGACTGA
- a CDS encoding GNAT family N-acetyltransferase — translation MAKNSNIEVRYAQIPKDIEPIKKLWFDYLVWGNHKMQELYGVHPHNPKEAVEQDIQQISKFQPPFGQLIIAVYEGKICGLGSLKSINSEIGEIKRMFVDPTFRRIGAGRAILEGLLIESEKAGYKKVRLDSPKFMEAAHSLYRSLGFHDIEAYPEMEIPAEFKDYLLFMEMDLRMLHYDKLNYKIKTGEAENLSN, via the coding sequence ATGGCAAAAAATTCAAATATTGAAGTTAGATATGCTCAAATTCCTAAAGACATTGAGCCTATTAAAAAGCTATGGTTTGACTATTTAGTTTGGGGTAACCACAAAATGCAAGAACTATATGGCGTCCATCCTCATAATCCAAAAGAAGCGGTTGAACAGGACATTCAACAAATAAGTAAATTTCAACCACCATTTGGACAACTAATTATAGCAGTTTATGAAGGTAAAATCTGTGGACTTGGAAGCCTAAAAAGCATCAATTCCGAAATCGGAGAAATAAAACGAATGTTTGTTGACCCAACTTTCAGACGAATTGGCGCAGGACGAGCTATACTTGAAGGACTTTTAATAGAATCGGAAAAAGCTGGCTATAAAAAGGTTCGACTTGACAGCCCTAAGTTTATGGAAGCAGCTCACTCGCTCTATAGAAGTTTAGGCTTTCATGACATTGAAGCCTATCCAGAAATGGAAATCCCAGCTGAATTTAAAGACTATTTATTATTTATGGAAATGGATTTAAGGATGCTGCATTATGATAAACTCAACTATAAAATAAAAACCGGGGAAGCCGAAAACTTATCAAATTAG
- a CDS encoding DUF6090 family protein, with translation MNKNAKNYILYVVGEILLVVIGILITLQTNNWNSGKQQRNLEIMYLTEIKLNWKLV, from the coding sequence ATGAACAAGAACGCGAAAAACTATATCCTTTATGTAGTAGGCGAAATCTTGTTGGTGGTGATCGGAATTTTAATTACCCTTCAAACCAATAATTGGAATAGTGGTAAGCAGCAAAGAAATCTTGAAATAATGTACTTAACTGAAATTAAGCTGAATTGGAAGCTTGTATAA
- a CDS encoding amidohydrolase family protein encodes MKKHLLILLALLPQFSFSQTRIIDMHVHSYSDSDFGEREPATDHYGIKGSTNAEEHRLETFKLFEQFNIVKAVVSGNPESVATWAEKDNSDRVIKGILQFAPDSYNMDTVRFEQMIKDGEIEIFGELGPYYSGTTLSDPEWQPYLRICEKYDIPVAVHTGGGEPLGTHTWAPKARLKLGDPYLIEDVLVNYPKLRIYMMHAGGEDWPEHAIRLMAYYPQLYTDLGVMLWVEPNTQRYITEFLKNIKHAGYLDRVMFGSDQMIWPYAIEKSIDFLNSLEFLTEEDKEGIFYSNAAKFLKLKD; translated from the coding sequence ATGAAAAAACACCTACTTATACTACTAGCCTTACTCCCTCAATTTTCATTCTCCCAAACAAGAATTATCGACATGCATGTCCATTCTTACTCTGACAGCGACTTTGGGGAAAGAGAACCGGCTACGGATCATTATGGAATCAAAGGCTCAACGAATGCCGAAGAACATCGCCTAGAGACTTTTAAGCTTTTTGAGCAATTCAATATTGTAAAAGCGGTGGTCAGCGGAAATCCTGAAAGCGTAGCAACATGGGCAGAAAAGGATAATTCCGATCGAGTGATTAAAGGAATCTTGCAATTTGCTCCTGATAGCTATAATATGGACACCGTCCGCTTTGAGCAAATGATAAAGGATGGAGAAATTGAAATATTTGGAGAATTAGGACCCTATTACAGCGGAACCACGCTAAGCGATCCTGAATGGCAACCATATCTGAGAATCTGTGAGAAATATGATATTCCTGTAGCCGTCCATACAGGTGGTGGTGAACCATTAGGTACGCATACATGGGCACCAAAAGCAAGGCTTAAATTAGGTGATCCTTACCTTATTGAAGATGTGCTGGTAAATTATCCGAAACTGAGAATCTACATGATGCATGCCGGTGGTGAAGATTGGCCTGAGCATGCCATCCGACTTATGGCCTATTATCCACAACTATACACCGATTTGGGTGTGATGCTATGGGTGGAGCCCAATACGCAGCGGTACATTACAGAATTTCTCAAAAACATTAAACATGCCGGTTATCTGGACAGGGTCATGTTTGGCTCGGATCAGATGATTTGGCCTTACGCCATCGAAAAGTCAATTGATTTCTTAAATAGCTTGGAATTCCTCACCGAAGAGGATAAAGAAGGAATATTTTATAGTAATGCCGCGAAATTTTTGAAGTTGAAAGATTGA
- a CDS encoding DUF418 domain-containing protein, which yields MKTTSPTSLTPLQPTDRIHSLDIMRGIVLFGILLMNIHMMGLANAYSDPTVSGGSTGWDLYTWMVTNMLFEGTMRALFSLLFGVGMYILLDRLEKKGAGLKAADIYFRRLLWLLVFGLIHGYILLWTGEILYNYALMGFLVYSFRHMSPKKLISIAILLMAFGAAWSYIDYEKDVKFMADVEQVSQYKAEGKVLTDELKEASLKWDKIQSKRSPEAVAKFNSNMREGYFDLVAFLAPINRDYNQHDPYRWDVWDVLSMMLIGIAFFKLKILSANKSYLFYGMMVFIGYLIGLSVNYFETMHIVNQDFSLLSYSKSNITYDLGRLPTAIGHIGLILIFCKLPILKWLKNALSSVGKMALTNYVMHSVFAMFIFTGVGFGLFGTFFRHELLYIVFVIWIFQLILSPIWMKYFHFGPLEWIWRNLSYQKRHPLKKVRVEAKNTIHPARGNLEKQL from the coding sequence ATGAAAACAACATCGCCTACTTCGCTAACGCCACTTCAACCTACCGACCGTATACATTCCTTAGATATTATGCGTGGTATTGTACTATTCGGAATTTTGCTGATGAACATTCATATGATGGGCTTAGCAAATGCTTACAGTGATCCTACGGTATCTGGGGGCTCAACAGGTTGGGACCTTTATACTTGGATGGTGACCAATATGCTTTTTGAGGGGACTATGAGGGCGTTATTTTCACTCCTATTTGGTGTGGGCATGTATATTTTATTAGATAGATTAGAAAAAAAAGGTGCAGGCTTAAAAGCGGCAGATATCTATTTTAGACGTTTGCTGTGGCTATTAGTTTTTGGCCTAATACATGGATATATATTGCTTTGGACAGGTGAAATATTGTACAACTATGCACTCATGGGTTTTTTAGTTTACTCTTTCCGCCATATGTCTCCTAAAAAATTGATCAGCATTGCTATTCTTTTAATGGCATTTGGCGCAGCATGGAGTTATATTGATTATGAAAAGGATGTAAAATTCATGGCTGATGTGGAGCAAGTAAGTCAATATAAAGCCGAAGGAAAAGTCCTGACAGACGAATTGAAAGAAGCTTCTCTCAAATGGGATAAGATCCAGTCAAAAAGAAGTCCTGAAGCTGTCGCAAAATTCAACAGCAACATGAGAGAAGGATATTTTGATTTAGTCGCATTCCTGGCGCCTATCAACAGGGATTATAATCAGCATGACCCTTATCGATGGGATGTTTGGGATGTTTTGAGCATGATGCTTATTGGAATTGCTTTTTTTAAATTGAAAATTCTATCAGCCAATAAGTCCTATCTCTTTTATGGTATGATGGTATTTATCGGCTATTTGATTGGCTTAAGTGTCAATTATTTCGAGACTATGCATATCGTAAATCAGGATTTTTCGCTTCTTAGTTACTCCAAAAGCAATATTACTTACGATTTGGGGCGTCTGCCAACGGCTATTGGTCATATTGGGCTAATACTCATATTTTGTAAGCTACCTATCCTGAAATGGCTGAAAAATGCATTATCGTCTGTAGGCAAGATGGCCTTAACCAACTACGTGATGCATTCTGTATTTGCCATGTTCATTTTCACGGGCGTTGGTTTCGGTTTATTCGGGACCTTCTTCAGACATGAGCTATTGTATATTGTTTTTGTAATCTGGATTTTCCAATTAATCTTAAGTCCCATCTGGATGAAATATTTTCACTTTGGCCCTCTAGAATGGATCTGGAGAAACTTAAGTTATCAAAAAAGACATCCTCTGAAAAAAGTAAGAGTGGAGGCAAAAAACACAATACATCCTGCGAGAGGCAATTTAGAAAAACAGTTATAA
- a CDS encoding M20/M25/M40 family metallo-hydrolase: MKKTKIHLFYLIIIFTGYNQICLSQNKQQAETTSDSLTVTKPSDNQIIAYNNYFDKNYERHIDELIDLISYPSLSMQADHQNDLEEAAEFLKNKLINIGLEKSQINFSNGLPIVTSEYNQHKDQPTVLFYGHFDVQPVNREQWQNDPFKAEIRDGRLYGRGATDDKGPIIALISTLEALMTIDGKLPVNIKILLDGGEEIVSSHLLGWLADHKDWLKDIDFGINIDAAMHSDEQGLIWKGLRGASDIEVTLTSANTDLHSGIYGGVAPNAAVAASKVIASMYNDDGSVAIEGFYDDLKIFSEAEKIEIAASVDKNQEADELRKFEIDQWIGEADYTFTERTWIRGSMDVTGFKSGYTDGKASIIPHKAWFRIMTRLGPGQNPEKINSLIKSHIERNIPWGIQAEFKASGMAAATVLNEDDLGYKIGKKVLTDFFGIAPKILYIGGTIPALSFIPDAGGPDLVSIGFQRSDENFHADNEFMRIDSFKKGQRIYAQLIHAFVNQNRNNPK; encoded by the coding sequence ATGAAAAAAACTAAAATCCATCTTTTCTACTTGATTATAATCTTTACCGGCTACAATCAAATCTGTCTGAGTCAAAACAAACAGCAGGCGGAAACTACAAGCGATTCTTTAACAGTCACTAAACCCTCTGATAATCAAATTATAGCCTACAATAATTATTTTGACAAGAATTATGAAAGACATATAGACGAATTGATAGATTTAATTTCTTACCCCTCTTTATCTATGCAAGCTGATCATCAAAATGATTTAGAGGAAGCTGCAGAATTCCTTAAAAATAAACTAATCAATATTGGCTTAGAAAAAAGCCAAATAAATTTCTCTAATGGCTTGCCGATAGTCACTTCGGAATACAATCAGCATAAAGATCAGCCTACAGTCCTTTTTTATGGACATTTTGATGTGCAACCTGTCAATAGAGAGCAATGGCAAAACGATCCTTTTAAAGCAGAAATCAGGGATGGCCGATTGTATGGTAGAGGAGCCACTGATGACAAAGGCCCTATTATAGCCTTAATAAGCACTCTTGAAGCCTTAATGACTATAGATGGCAAGCTTCCAGTAAACATTAAAATCCTGTTAGATGGCGGAGAAGAAATTGTGAGTTCGCATTTACTAGGCTGGTTAGCCGATCACAAAGATTGGTTAAAAGATATAGATTTTGGCATCAATATAGATGCAGCCATGCATAGTGATGAGCAGGGTTTGATATGGAAAGGCCTTCGTGGTGCTTCGGATATAGAAGTCACTTTAACTTCCGCCAATACTGATTTACATTCAGGTATTTATGGAGGCGTTGCACCAAATGCTGCAGTTGCCGCCTCTAAAGTAATTGCTTCTATGTATAATGATGATGGATCAGTTGCCATTGAAGGATTTTATGATGATTTAAAGATATTCTCTGAAGCCGAAAAAATAGAAATCGCTGCTTCTGTAGACAAAAACCAAGAAGCAGATGAATTGAGGAAATTTGAAATTGATCAATGGATTGGAGAAGCCGACTACACCTTTACTGAACGAACATGGATTCGTGGATCAATGGATGTCACTGGTTTTAAATCAGGTTATACTGATGGGAAAGCCTCTATTATACCGCATAAAGCTTGGTTCAGGATTATGACACGATTGGGGCCAGGTCAGAACCCAGAAAAAATTAACAGCTTGATTAAAAGCCATATCGAAAGAAATATTCCCTGGGGAATCCAAGCAGAATTTAAAGCAAGTGGAATGGCTGCAGCTACTGTCTTAAATGAAGATGATTTGGGCTATAAGATTGGAAAAAAAGTGCTAACTGACTTCTTCGGAATTGCTCCAAAAATCCTCTACATAGGTGGGACTATTCCAGCCCTATCTTTTATCCCTGATGCAGGCGGACCTGATTTAGTCTCGATCGGCTTTCAGCGAAGTGATGAGAATTTTCATGCCGACAATGAATTTATGAGAATTGATAGCTTTAAAAAAGGTCAACGCATATATGCGCAATTAATCCATGCATTTGTCAATCAAAATCGCAATAATCCTAAGTAA
- a CDS encoding cupin domain-containing protein — translation MNKNILLLAFVCLLGCSEKNESLNQIVKAFGFNEIPDSSFVMQPKAQFDSSDYTIEPKHLKKYYDHPGELGYIAQGEDYDFNSLSVIMAMAIPNGGPPLHSHGMEELHIVYEGTVEYIINEKRFTAIGPYIVKIPAGAPHAFMNRGETPINIVGILPENNTSYHEIGPNPLLKK, via the coding sequence ATGAATAAAAATATATTACTTCTGGCCTTTGTATGCCTGCTTGGGTGTTCTGAGAAAAATGAATCATTGAACCAGATTGTTAAAGCTTTTGGCTTCAATGAAATTCCTGATTCAAGCTTTGTGATGCAGCCAAAGGCACAATTTGACTCATCTGATTATACGATTGAACCTAAGCATTTAAAGAAATATTATGACCATCCTGGCGAACTTGGCTACATAGCTCAAGGTGAAGACTATGATTTTAATTCCCTTTCTGTAATAATGGCAATGGCAATACCAAATGGAGGGCCTCCGTTGCATTCGCACGGCATGGAGGAATTGCATATAGTGTATGAAGGTACTGTAGAATACATCATCAATGAGAAACGATTTACGGCAATTGGACCCTACATAGTGAAAATTCCAGCAGGCGCTCCACATGCATTTATGAATCGAGGGGAAACTCCAATAAATATTGTGGGCATATTACCCGAAAACAACACGAGCTATCATGAAATTGGACCAAATCCGCTATTAAAAAAATAA
- a CDS encoding DinB family protein, whose translation MKNNTNNTERRKFIKNSALLTVGLITAPLISYSKSEPARTTDSIYLIGPQEGYSPQIGTLLSTMTMMRKWVIDTVKDLSTEQLDFQIDDQSNSIGAMLLHLAATERYYQLNTFEEMEWGTWGEGIKKEWDIASGLGEDARKQIKGNAIDFYLSKLEEVREITKKEFAKRDDDWIFKSEPFFNNELTNNYCKWFHVCEHESNHRGQMKFIIQRFQA comes from the coding sequence ATGAAAAACAATACCAACAATACCGAAAGAAGAAAATTTATTAAGAACTCTGCTCTTCTAACTGTCGGTCTGATTACTGCACCACTAATCAGCTATTCTAAATCAGAACCAGCTCGCACCACAGATAGCATTTATTTAATTGGACCTCAAGAAGGATACTCTCCTCAAATTGGTACGCTATTGTCTACCATGACAATGATGCGTAAATGGGTCATTGATACGGTCAAAGACTTATCAACCGAACAATTAGATTTTCAAATAGACGATCAATCAAATTCCATTGGTGCAATGCTTCTACATCTTGCTGCCACTGAAAGGTATTATCAGTTAAATACTTTTGAAGAAATGGAATGGGGAACTTGGGGCGAAGGAATAAAAAAAGAATGGGATATAGCAAGTGGTCTTGGAGAAGACGCACGAAAACAAATAAAAGGGAATGCTATTGATTTTTACTTATCAAAGCTTGAAGAAGTAAGGGAAATAACAAAAAAGGAATTTGCAAAAAGAGATGATGATTGGATTTTTAAATCTGAACCATTTTTCAATAATGAACTTACAAACAATTATTGTAAATGGTTTCATGTATGCGAACATGAATCGAATCATCGAGGGCAAATGAAGTTTATAATTCAAAGATTTCAAGCATAG
- a CDS encoding YfcC family protein, producing the protein MNKFPNAFVIILSAILFAWILTFIIPKGNYQREFDTLNNRNNVVPNSYEQKEAPQLSAFNALLAIPKGIAGRADLITLILLLGGCFYLIEKTGALNQGLNQLITLLKGKELFALAIIILLFLTAGFTIGLQEEIIALTPILLLFGRTLGYNPSTIVTASYGSAVVGAAFSPLNPFGVVIAQKEAELALLSGTAYRSAFLLIAAVVWTLIILHYARRNRVEKAKLELDITGLTTRNKIILALLALTFAIVTFGLIVLNWGFIEMSACFFALGIGCGLMANFGFNKTTELYVDGFKEMVSASIIIGLANSISIILSEGFIVDTIVYGLFSPLNNIPPSISAVLMMVSQAILHFPIPSYSGQAILTMPILTPLADLIGLSRQVCVLAYQYGAITMDMIVPTNGALMAVLALAEIKYNHWIKFIIKPTLLILGVAAIAILIAVQIGYE; encoded by the coding sequence ATGAATAAATTCCCAAACGCATTCGTCATCATACTTTCTGCAATACTCTTTGCATGGATATTAACTTTCATCATTCCTAAGGGAAACTATCAGCGAGAATTTGATACGCTAAATAACCGAAATAATGTGGTACCCAATTCATATGAACAAAAAGAAGCACCACAGCTTTCAGCTTTCAATGCGCTCCTTGCCATACCTAAGGGTATTGCTGGGCGAGCCGATTTAATTACATTAATTCTATTGCTGGGGGGATGTTTCTATTTAATTGAAAAGACGGGAGCACTTAATCAGGGTTTAAATCAACTCATCACATTGCTGAAGGGAAAAGAGCTTTTCGCTTTAGCAATTATCATCTTATTGTTTCTGACGGCCGGATTTACCATTGGTCTACAAGAAGAAATTATAGCCTTGACCCCTATTTTACTATTGTTTGGACGGACCCTTGGCTACAATCCATCAACAATTGTAACAGCCAGCTATGGATCAGCTGTTGTAGGTGCCGCCTTCAGTCCTTTAAATCCTTTTGGAGTGGTGATTGCTCAGAAAGAAGCCGAGTTAGCTTTACTATCCGGCACAGCCTACAGATCAGCATTTCTGCTTATTGCCGCTGTAGTTTGGACCTTAATCATCCTTCACTATGCGAGGAGAAATCGTGTGGAAAAAGCTAAACTGGAATTAGATATTACAGGATTAACGACCAGAAACAAAATAATTTTGGCATTACTTGCGCTTACATTTGCTATTGTTACTTTCGGATTGATAGTGCTAAACTGGGGTTTCATTGAAATGTCTGCGTGCTTTTTTGCTCTAGGCATAGGATGTGGATTAATGGCAAATTTTGGTTTCAATAAAACTACTGAACTATACGTTGACGGTTTTAAAGAAATGGTTTCTGCTTCTATAATTATTGGTCTTGCAAATAGCATTTCAATTATTTTGAGTGAGGGTTTCATTGTTGACACCATTGTGTACGGGCTTTTTTCTCCCTTAAATAATATCCCCCCATCCATTTCTGCTGTTTTGATGATGGTATCACAAGCCATTCTTCATTTTCCTATACCAAGTTATTCAGGACAGGCGATTCTAACGATGCCGATTTTAACACCTCTGGCTGATTTGATAGGTCTTTCACGCCAAGTGTGTGTTCTTGCTTATCAGTATGGTGCCATCACAATGGATATGATTGTGCCTACAAATGGTGCTTTAATGGCTGTATTAGCCCTCGCAGAAATTAAATACAATCATTGGATCAAGTTTATCATAAAACCAACCTTATTGATTTTAGGAGTTGCGGCTATCGCAATTTTAATAGCAGTACAAATCGGATACGAATAA
- a CDS encoding DUF6090 family protein yields the protein MLLLLRNIRRKLMQNKKIGSYLLYAIGEIVLVVIGILIAVSIDDWNSENKKKASQSAYLTALKSEFEGNSEKLKQVRLINQNNIQSARALLQLMGTSPNKVSVEKLRLLVIGTIAAEVQYRPNVGVIEEIISSGKLDLFESDSIRYLLTGWSSELTKVQFQEKEEVIRFR from the coding sequence ATGCTTCTCCTACTTAGAAATATCAGAAGAAAGCTCATGCAAAACAAAAAAATTGGATCTTACCTTCTTTATGCAATAGGCGAAATTGTATTAGTAGTGATCGGTATATTGATTGCCGTAAGCATTGACGACTGGAATTCAGAAAATAAAAAGAAAGCCAGCCAGTCTGCCTATCTTACTGCACTGAAATCAGAATTTGAGGGAAACAGTGAGAAGTTAAAACAAGTCCGTTTAATCAACCAAAATAATATTCAATCAGCTCGAGCGCTATTACAATTAATGGGAACTAGCCCCAACAAAGTTTCTGTAGAAAAACTTCGTTTACTAGTGATTGGAACCATTGCCGCAGAAGTGCAATATCGACCAAACGTTGGAGTAATAGAAGAGATTATATCATCAGGCAAATTAGATCTATTTGAGAGCGATAGCATAAGGTATTTGCTTACCGGCTGGAGTAGTGAACTAACTAAAGTTCAGTTTCAGGAGAAAGAAGAAGTGATTCGTTTCCGATAA